The sequence AGGCCAGTTCAGTGTAAGTATCAATAATACTACTGGCAGTATCGGGGATACCTGTTGAGAGGCTTGGCGTGTAGCTATGGCTGATAGCGACAGATTTACCCGCGGGAAAAGTTTGTTCCCACACAAAGTAATCACTTAGGGTAAAGGCGATTTGTTGGTTCTCATCCAACCATTGCTTGGGGAGCGCGGATTTACCCTTGGGGACTTCGGCATATTCGGCAAAGTAAGCGACTTCATCTACACCCCAGCCAAGCTGTTTCAACTCGGTTGAAATATCGGTTTTATCGGCAAGTTGGGCAACAAGCCTGTGCTGAGTTGGCTGGGTTTTGCCATTCACTTTAAGGGTGAAGTTATCAATGCTGCTGTGATCGGCGGAGCCAAAAAACATCGGTGGCATGGGGAAGGCGATGGGGACGATAAGATCCTGCGAACTGGTGTTGGTAAACATATAATCGACCCTGACTTCGGTCTCGCTGATAAAGAGAGACTCTTTATCCATACTGATATTAGGCTGATATTTCAAGGTAATAGAGCCATTAGCATCGCCAAAACTGCTGTCGTTGGCAGAGGCTGTTTCTCCGTAGACGAGTAAAACTATAGCAAAAAGGGCTATGGCTAAGTGTGCTGACATAAACTTCTTAACTCTAGTTGGATGTTTTAGTATCAATGGGGAACGATTATTGCGCGCGGGCGAGGTCGATGGCCGCACTTATCGCATTTCGCGCTTGTGGGCTATTTTTCCAGCAAGTGGTTCGCAGCATACTGGCGACTAAGTTAGCAATATCATCCACTTCGTGTTGGGCAAGTTGTTGCAGTGAACTGATACCAATTTCTTCGAACCGTTTAATTACCGTCGGCCCAACGCCTTTGAGTGCTAATAAGGCTTGTTTTTCTTGTTCATTAAAACCCATAACGAATACTCCTTTATTGTTGGGATTGTGCTCAATTAATAGTACTGGGCAAGATTACCTTTAAACCGAGTTAACAAAAAGGCCCTCGAAGGGCCTGTATAGTCTTTATGAATCAACAATCATCAATAAGTGTTACATATCGCAGGGTTTGAGCGGTTTACGCAACTGGGCGCGCACGTTATCCATGCCTGAGTAAAACTCTTTCATCATCAATAGACCCATCATCTTGCCGTTATCGGTGACGATCAGATTGTCGGGATCTGTTGGGTCGTTTTTGATGGCGCCAATCAGTTTCATCGAGGTCATTTCTTTAAATAAGGCGGTATCTAAATTGACGCCAAAGGTTTCGCGGAAATATTTACGCGATAAACGGCCGGAGAACATGCCCAGCAAAAAGCGATATTGCATCACGTCTTTTTTGCTGTAGTTCTTTTGTTGCTCGACACCCATTTGACCCGCTGCGATGCGTTCTTGGTACTTACGTAGCGAGAAAGTGTTCACATAAAGCGTGTCATTTAAGAAACTAAATGAGCCCGAACCTACCCCTAAGTATTCGTCGTAATCAATAACGTATTCGTCAAACCCTTCGTCATCGGTTTTACCAAATGCCCATGCAGATAATTGATTATATTGACCATTAAGACTGTTTAATATTTGGCGATATTGGTTTGCCATATCCGCTTGCGGCGCCGCTAATTTGCCTTTAACGCTCTTACGGGTTTGATGAGTGATCATCAGCGGATAGGTGGTAATTTGTCTTGGGTCTAAGCGCGATGCCATATCTAAATCGTGCTGGATCACTTCATCGGTTTGGCCGCGGAAACCAAAAATCAGGTCGACGTTGATAATAGGGAACAACTCTTTGGCACCCATGATCTTGTCGAAGGTTTGCTGACCCGTGCCGAATTTATCGAGTCGGTCGGTCATTTTTAAAATATCGTCATTAAAGCTTTGTACGCCGATAGACATGCGATCCACTAAGCCTTTGAGCTGTTTAAAGCCTGGGCTGTCTAAATGCTGCGGATCGGACTCGCAGGAGACTTCTTTAATGCTAGGAAATAGGGTTTTAGCGTGTTCTATGGTGCGGGCTAATTCGTCTTCTAATACCGTGGTGGTACCACCACCAATATACATAGATTCAAAGTCATAGCCGAGGGCCTTGACCATTTCCATCTCTTTACGTAATGAGATGAAGTAGGCACGCGCCTTGTCTTCCTTAAACATAAAACGGTGGAAGGTACAGTAAGAGCACAGGGTATGGCAGAAGGGAATATGTGCGTATAGCATATATTTTTTGCCTTCAACCGGTGCTGGCATCATTTCTGCGGAAAGCGTATCGAGGCGAAGATTCTTATCGACATAGTACTGCATGACCCGTTCCATCGAGCCGAGCATCCAGTTAGGGACGGTAATATTCGCTTGATAAGGCGTTGCGATAGCGCCGTTGAGCGTTTGAATAACTGATGACATAACGATTCCTATCTGAGAGTGCTAACCGTAAACACCGAAATTGCTTTAGGTAATTCACGACCACCTAGCGCAATAAGACTACCTCGTATGTAATTGTTAAAACGTGAACTGGTTATAAGTTACGGTTTCCTAACAAGGAAATCACGGGCTTTTTGTTAAGCAGATCATGTTTTAGTAATCTTAAATACATTTATCGCAAAGCCGCTTTCACAAAATTGGTAGAAGTTTTGAATAGTTAAAACCAGACGTCAGTCGAAATACTGAAAATAATTTATTCAACCATATATCCGTATCTGATTTGCCCTTGTCTATCGGTAAGTGGACTGTCATTATCCAGCACAATAAAAATAACTTATTATTTTTAAAGGCTTACTATGCTATCTAATATGAACAGATTCTTCCCACTACTTGCACTATTAGGGGCATTCGTGGCATATCTGATGCCACATTGGTTTACTGATCTTAAATCCTCCATCGTGCCCCTATTGATGATGATTATGTTATCTATGGGGCTTACTCTAAATCTGCAGGATTTTACTAATGCATTCAAACAGAAACGTGCCGTAGTCACGGGGCTTATATTACAATTCTCTGTGATGCCACTAAGTGCACTACTGATCAGTTTTTTATTAGGATTAGATAGAGATCTCACCATAGGCATGGTGTTAGTAGGTAGCGTTGCAGGTGGCACCGCCTCTAATGTGGTCTGTTACTTAGCAAAAGGGGATGTGGCTTTATCGATAACCATGACGGCATTGTCAACCTTAGCGGGCGTGGTGTTAACACCACTGATTATTAAGCTGTTGGTTGGCGAAATGATCGATATACCCTTCGCAGATATGCTGCTGAGTTTAGTGAAAATGGTGCTGATCCCTGTCAGCGTTGGCGTGATTATCAATCATTTTTTTAAATCGCTGGTGGCTAAAGTCGCTCCTGCATTGCCACTGATTTCTATCTTGGCAATTGTGATGGCGATTACGATTATCGTGGCGTTAAATGCCAATCAGTTTGATAAAGTTGGCCCGATTATTCTGCTTGCCGTGTTCTTACATAATGGCCTTGGTCTCGCCTTAGGCTATTTCTGTTGCCGTTTATTAGGCTTTAACCACACAGTCTGTAAAACTATCTCTATCGAAGTTGGCCTACAAAACTCCGGTCTCGCCACTGCTTTATGTATTAAATTCTTTAGCCCAATCTCAGCCATCCCCAGCGCTATTTTTTCTATATGGCATAACCTGTCAGGCGCTATTCTGGCAAGTTATTGGGCCAATTTTAAAGAGAGCACAAAATCAAATCTATAGCCCGATATAGCAATTAACCTATTGAGAAATTAGTGCTATACCAACCGAGAGGCGTAGATCGCTGGGTTACGGACAACACACGAATAGAGAGCAAACTAGACGCAATCTAACAAATCACAGATGCAAAAAAGCCAGCTTATTCAGCTGGCTTTGTTACATCTTTACAAGATAATTAGGCGCTTGGCGATGACCTACTCTCACATGGGGAGACCCCACACTACCATCGGCGCGATTGCGTTTCACTTCTGAGTTCGGGATGGGATCAGGTGGTTCCACAATGCTATTGTCACCAAGCATATTTGGTTTTAAACAAGACTCGAGAGCGCACTGCGTGCTGCTAGATTCTAGGAACTAAAACCTGCTCTTATCTTATTTAATAATTCGGAAAACTGATTGTTTTTTGAGTCCACACTTCATTAAGTGTTTATATTCTGTCTAAGCTCACTTTGCAGTAAAACCCATCTGGGTTGTATGGTTAAGCCTCTCGAGTCATTAGTACATGTTAGCTCAACGCCTCACAACGCTTACACACCATGCCTATCAACGTCCTAGTCTCGAACGGCTCTTTAGTGGACTTATAGTCCAAGGGATGACTCATCTTGGGGCTCGCTTCCCGCTTAGATGCTTTCAGCGGTTATCGATTCCGAACGTAGCTACCGGGCAATGCCATTGGCATGACAACCCGAACACCAGCGGTTCGTTCACTCCGGTCCTCTCGTACTAGGAGCAACTCCCCTCAATCATCCAACGCCCACGGCAGATAGGGACCGAACTGTCTCACGACGTTCTGAACCCAGCTCGCGTACCACTTTAAATGGCGAACAGCCATACCCTTGGGACCGACTTCAGCCCCAGGATGTGATGAGCCGACATCGAGGTGCCAAACACCGCCGTCGATATGAACTCTTGGGCGGTATCAGCCTGTTATCCCCGGAGTACCTTTTATCCGTTGAGCGATGGCCCTTCCATTCAGAACCACCGGATCACTATGACCTACTTTCGTACCTGCTCGACGTGTATGTCTCGCAGTTAAGCTGGCTTATGCCATTGCACTAACCGTACGATGTCCGACCGTACTTAGCCAACCTTCGTGCTCCTCCGTTACTCTTTGGGAGGAGACCGCCCCAGTCAAACTACCCACCAGGCACTGTCCCTAACCCCGATTAGGGGTCTAGGTTAGAACATCAAAACTACAAGGGTGGTATTTCAAGGACGACTCCATCAGGACTAGCGTCCCAACTTCATAGTCTCCCACCTATCCTACACATGTAGGTTCAATGTTCAGTGCCAAGCTATAGTAAAGGTTCACGGGGTCTTTCCGTCTAGCCGCGGGTATACGGCATCTTCACCGCAATTTCAACTTCACTGAGTCTCGGCTGGAGACAGCGTGGCCATCATTACGCCATTCGTGCAGGTCGGAACTTACCCGACAAGGAATTTCGCTACCTTAGGACCGTTATAGTTACGGCCGCCGTTTACCGGGGCTTCGATCATGAGCTTCTCTTGCGATAACCCAATCAATTAACCTTCCGGCACCGGGCAGGCGTCACACCGTATACTTCCTCTTGCGAGTTTGCACAGTGCTGTGTTTTTGATAAACAGTTGCAGCCACCTGGTATCTGCGACTCCCGTCAGCTTAGAGAGCAAGTCTCATCACCAACAGGAGCGTACCTTCTCCCGAAGTTACGGTACCATTTTGCCTAGTTCCTTCAGCCGAGTTCTCTCAAGCGCCTTGGTATTCTCTACCCGACCACCTGTGTCGGTTTGGGGTACGATTCCCACTAACCTGAAGCTTAGAAGATTTTCCTGGAAGCATGGCATCAACTACTTCAGTCCCTTAGGACCTCGTCATCAGCTCTCAGTGTATAGCAACCCGGATTTGCCTAAGTCACCCACCTACCACCTTAAACGCGGACTACCAACGCCGCGCTAGCCTAGCCTTCTCCGTCTCTCCATCGCAGTTAGCGGAAGTACAGAAATATTAATCTGTTTCCCATCGATTACGCCTTTCGGCCTCACCTTAGGGGTCGACTCACCCTGCCCCGATTAACGTTGGACAGGAACCCTTGGTCTTTCGGCGAGGGGGTTTTTCACCCCCTTTATCGTTACTCATGTCAGCATTCGCACTTCTGATACCTCCAGCGTGGGTTACCCCTTCACCTTCAACGGCTTACAGAACGCTCCTCTACCGCGCAACCCTAATGGGCTGCACCCGTAGCTTCGGTGGTATGTTTAGCCCCGTTACATCTTCCGCGCAGGCCGACTCGACTAGTGAGCTATTACGCTTTCTTTAAATGATGGCTGCTTCTAAGCCAACATCCTAGCTGTCTAAGCCTTCCCACATCGTTTCCCACTTAACATACACTTTGGGACCTTAGCTGACGGTCTGGGTTGTTTCCCTTTTGACGACGGACGTTAGCACCCGCCGTCTGTCTCCCGAGTAGTACTCATTGGTATTCGGAGTTTGCAAAGGGTTGGTAAGTCGGGATGACCCCCTAGCCTTAACAGTGCTCTACCCCCAATGGTATTCGCTCGAGGCGCTACCTAAATAGCTTTCGAGGAGAACCAGATATCTCCCGGTTTGATTGGCCTTTCACCCCCAGCCACAAGTCATCCGCTAATTTTTCAACATTAGTCGGTTCGGTCCTCCAGTTGATGTTACTCAACCTTCAACCTGCCCATGGCTAGATCACCGGGTTTCGGGTCTACACCTTGCAACTAAACGCGCAGTTAACACTCGGTTTCCCTACGGCTCCGCTATTCGCTTAACCTCGCTACAAAATGTAAGTCGCTGACCCATTATACAAAAGGTACGCAGTCACGGTCTCAAGAACCGCTCCCACTGCTTGTACGTATACGGTTTCAGGTTCTATTTCACTCCCCTCACAGGGGTTCTTTTCGCCTTTCCCTCACGGTACTGGTTCACTATCGGTCAGTCAGGAGTATTTAGCCTTGGAGGATGGTCCCCCCATATTCAAACAGGATGTCACGTGTCCCGCCTTACTCGTTTTCATCTACGGTTAGTTTTCGTGTACGGGGCTATCACCCTGTGCCGCTGGACTTTCCAGACCATTCCACTAACACCCCATAGACTTAAGGGCTAATCCCCGTTCGCTCGCCGCTACTAGGGGAATCTCGGTTGATTTCTTTTCCTAAGGGTACTTAGATGTTTCAGTTCCCCTCGTTCGCCTCATGTAGCTATGTATTCACTACATGATGACCGCTTATGCGGCCGGGTTCCCCCATTCGGACATCGTTAGCTCAAATGCTTGTTACTAGCTCGCCAACGCTTTTCGCAAGTTACTACGTCCTTCATCGCCTCTGACTGCCAAGGCATCCACCGTATACGCTTAGTCGCTTAACCATACAACCCAAATGAGTTTCACTTGAATTGTTGCGACCAGCTGGTTTTACTTGTCTCACTTCTGACCAAAGAAGTGGACGCGCCTTAGACTTGAATATTCAAGACACTTAATAAAGTGTTTGAGAACTCAATGTTCAATGCTTTCGCATTAAACTTTTTGTAATTAATCACATGACAGACTCATGCCATTAATTACTATCAGCTTTCCAAATTGTTAAAGAACTACATCGACCTGCTAGAGGGATGTTTCGCTCTACCCGTCCTAAGACAGGATAAACAAGCAATCTGTGTGAACACTCAAAAGGTACACGGATGTACCGAATGTCGAAAATGCAGGAGCATTTTTCGACCAAGCATCGAGCTAGTCGTATAGGTAAGGAGGTGATCCAGCCCCAGGTTCCCCTAGGGCTACCTTGTTACGACTTCACCCCAGTCATGAACCACAAAGTGGTGAGCGCCCCCCCGAAGGTTAAGCTACCCACTTCTTTTGCAGCCCACTCCCATGGTGTGACGGGCGGTGTGTACAAGGCCCGGGAACGTATTCACCGTGGCATTCTGATCCACGATTACTAGCGATTCCGACTTCATGGAGTCGAGTTGCAGACTCCAATCCGGACTACGACGAGCTTTGTGAGATTAGCTCCACCTCGCGGCTTTGCAACCCTCTGTACTCGCCATTGTAGCACGTGTGTAGCCCTACTCGTAAGGGCCATGATGACTTGACGTCGTCCCCACCTTCCTCCGGTTTATCACCGGCAGTCTCCCTAGAGTTCCCACCATTACGTGCTGGCAAATAAGGATAGGGGTTGCGCTCGTTGCGGGACTTAACCCAACATTTCACAACACGAGCTGACGACAGCCATGCAGCACCTGTCTCACAGTTCCCGAAGGCACCAATCCATCTCTGGAAAGTTCTGTGGATGTCAAGAGTAGGTAAGGTTCTTCGCGTTGCATCGAATTAAACCACATGCTCCACCGCTTGTGCGGGCCCCCGTCAATTCATTTGAGTTTTAACCTTGCGGCCGTACTCCCCAGGCGGTCTACTTAATGCGTTAGCTTGAGAGCCCAGTGTTCAAGACACCAAACTCCGAGTAGACATCGTTTACGGCGTGGACTACCAGGGTATCTAATCCTGTTTGCTCCCCACGCTTTCGTGCATGAGCGTCAGTCTTTGTCCAGGGGGCCGCCTTCGCCACCGGTATTCCTCCAGATCTCTACGCATTTCACCGCTACACCTGGAATTCTACCCCCCTCTACAAGACTCTAGTTCGCC is a genomic window of Shewanella putrefaciens containing:
- a CDS encoding DUF4424 domain-containing protein, with the protein product MSAHLAIALFAIVLLVYGETASANDSSFGDANGSITLKYQPNISMDKESLFISETEVRVDYMFTNTSSQDLIVPIAFPMPPMFFGSADHSSIDNFTLKVNGKTQPTQHRLVAQLADKTDISTELKQLGWGVDEVAYFAEYAEVPKGKSALPKQWLDENQQIAFTLSDYFVWEQTFPAGKSVAISHSYTPSLSTGIPDTASSIIDTYTELACLDESAKQGIRKRNLIVKQDGEDQEIGVEWSHLSYILVTANNWQGPIKDFKLILKKSQPTDLISLCFDGELKKTDPLTFEFQQKQFTPKQDLSILFIRKPNFE
- a CDS encoding coproporphyrinogen III oxidase family protein — translated: MSSVIQTLNGAIATPYQANITVPNWMLGSMERVMQYYVDKNLRLDTLSAEMMPAPVEGKKYMLYAHIPFCHTLCSYCTFHRFMFKEDKARAYFISLRKEMEMVKALGYDFESMYIGGGTTTVLEDELARTIEHAKTLFPSIKEVSCESDPQHLDSPGFKQLKGLVDRMSIGVQSFNDDILKMTDRLDKFGTGQQTFDKIMGAKELFPIINVDLIFGFRGQTDEVIQHDLDMASRLDPRQITTYPLMITHQTRKSVKGKLAAPQADMANQYRQILNSLNGQYNQLSAWAFGKTDDEGFDEYVIDYDEYLGVGSGSFSFLNDTLYVNTFSLRKYQERIAAGQMGVEQQKNYSKKDVMQYRFLLGMFSGRLSRKYFRETFGVNLDTALFKEMTSMKLIGAIKNDPTDPDNLIVTDNGKMMGLLMMKEFYSGMDNVRAQLRKPLKPCDM
- a CDS encoding bile acid:sodium symporter family protein; translated protein: MLSNMNRFFPLLALLGAFVAYLMPHWFTDLKSSIVPLLMMIMLSMGLTLNLQDFTNAFKQKRAVVTGLILQFSVMPLSALLISFLLGLDRDLTIGMVLVGSVAGGTASNVVCYLAKGDVALSITMTALSTLAGVVLTPLIIKLLVGEMIDIPFADMLLSLVKMVLIPVSVGVIINHFFKSLVAKVAPALPLISILAIVMAITIIVALNANQFDKVGPIILLAVFLHNGLGLALGYFCCRLLGFNHTVCKTISIEVGLQNSGLATALCIKFFSPISAIPSAIFSIWHNLSGAILASYWANFKESTKSNL